From a region of the Babesia bovis T2Bo chromosome 1, whole genome shotgun sequence genome:
- a CDS encoding putative integral membrane protein, translated as MASYGLPGSPIVPLAPNTNLFPSDGASKYGIITTCPGGVCSNAYYDKILRYTPQESSIGLKSYLRFVPIVIIVLVVLILLAWLAGYMREHYLEYEGALEKRLIDAMDEEEEQVHA; from the coding sequence ATGGCATCCTATGGGTTACCAGGGAGTCCCATTGTACCCCTGGCGCCAAATACAAACCTATTCCCTTCGGACGGTGCGAGCAAGTACGGGATCATCACAACCTGCCCCGGAGGTGTATGCAGCAATGCGTACTACGACAAGATATTACGCTACACACCACAGGAGAGCTCTATTGGATTGAAATCTTATCTTAGGTTTGTGCCAATAGTCATAATAGTTCTGGTGGTACTTATCCTGCTGGCGTGGTTGGCGGGGTACATGCGGGAGCATTACCTTGAATACGAAGGTGCTCTTGAGAAGCGGCTTATTGACGCTATGGATGAGGAGGAAGAGCAAGTCCACGCATGA
- a CDS encoding AP2 domain family protein: MDMRLEQDRNNVDQVDDRGTKTSYTDPLSMKQSASSSCTTLCDSGDEGQPGQNGQQMDMMQPSYPMNYNYPPGYNNFDLTSFINNSFNKKHTNVISGVKFQPSDNRWIARWTTADGKRACKSFSVNIYGFEQARALAIEARQKGVSLSGRSFCNRERQHAMRSGVGIIGIRFDKTQARWVSSYYEGGKRKFRYFTVKDYGYEQAKQHAILWKTCNDERLIRNRAQANKVMDLKMLEHGMDQGVQQNPWCVQPYQQPYMGYYQPQAMEYCNPQNDCINQYDQQHMQQAMMHYKAPAMPGQQSVEARSPSLSTNASVSGYNDLGDQMCYNYQSDFQYQLMQPQYQYEQQPMQYMGDEIEQYVPENEQEEDTCSVSGVTFDRKNRRWGARWTTADGRRAGRYFPVRQYGFNEAKRLAVICRLQAIEESRTGEPMSPIDLNMQQSCGELINEQF, translated from the coding sequence ATGGATATGCGTCTGGAACAGGACCGCAATAACGTCGACCAAGTGGACGACCGCGGCACTAAAACTAGTTATACCGATCCGTTATCAATGAAGCAGAGTGCAAGCTCTTCGTGTACCACTCTGTGCGATAGCGGGGATGAAGGGCAACCAGGTCAAAACGGCCAGCAGATGGACATGATGCAACCGAGTTACCCGATGAACTACAATTATCCACCTGGTTATAACAACTTCGACCTTACTTCGTTCATCAATAATTCGTTCAACAAGAAGCACACAAATGTAATCTCGGGCGTTAAGTTCCAACCGTCAGATAACCGATGGATTGCAAGGTGGACTACTGCCGATGGCAAACGCGCTTGCAAAAGCTTCTCGGTGAATATTTACGGGTTTGAGCAGGCTAGGGCCCTGGCTATAGAGGCACGGCAAAAGGGCGTCAGTTTATCAGGCCGTTCCTTCTGCAACAGGGAACGGCAACATGCAATGCGCTCTGGTGTTGGGATTATTGGAATCCGCTTTGACAAAACCCAGGCGCGCTGGGTGTCGTCATATTACGAAGGCGGTAAGCGCAAGTTCAGGTACTTTACCGTTAAGGACTACGGGTACGAGCAGGCAAAGCAGCACGCAATCCTCTGGAAAACATGCAACGACGAGCGGCTTATCCGTAACCGTGCTCAAGCTAATAAGGTCATGGACCTTAAAATGCTAGAGCACGGTATGGACCAGGGTGTCCAGCAGAACCCCTGGTGCGTGCAACCATACCAACAGCCTTATATGGGATATTACCAACCACAGGCCATGGAGTACTGCAACCCCCAAAATGACTGCATCAACCAATATGACCAGCAGCATATGCAGCAAGCCATGATGCACTACAAGGCGCCTGCGATGCCGGGGCAGCAATCTGTAGAAGCAAGGAGCCCAAGCCTCAGTACCAATGCTAGTGTCTCGGGATACAACGACCTCGGGGACCAAATGTGCTACAACTACCAAAGTGACTTTCAGTACCAATTAATGCAGCCTCAGTACCAGTATGAGCAGCAGCCAATGCAGTACATGGGCGACGAGATTGAGCAGTACGTCCCGGAAAACGAGCAGGAAGAGGACACGTGCTCCGTATCAGGCGTAACCTTCGACCGAAAGAATAGGCGTTGGGGAGCTAGGTGGACCACTGCCGATGGCAGACGTGCCGGGCGGTACTTCCCAGTTAGACAGTACGGTTTCAACGAAGCAAAGCGGCTGGCGGTAATATGCCGCCTACAGGCTATAGAAGAGAGTCGTACCGGGGAACCCATGTCGCCCATCGACCTCAATATGCAGCAGAGCTGCGGCGAACTTATTAACGAACAGTTTTAA
- a CDS encoding Macro domain family protein — MGHLQPLSIAYWHSLVHRQWMPSFRAFGTGSFLQSRLRTIRERALSQQLDWHNMVKTDTSYERPIPPAGFKEMCRQPFGRTTTSNQKVIPALDDQLLDTGYAGALEVLEIDHYGTISVEHGNILEMDADAILIGVPPNLTPYGGLGLQLLERGGKKLITALVKRAKAIIAERMKAIEDMREQFKSPKEYESAIKEFKALQIGDVILTPPFGATRATVIGFVITPFFLETSSRDAVLKVRHVVKTALEQVNRMGISNLLMPLLSDSISGYEPIKGAQATIEEAYEVITQADSPKPVYAIKQLRLVHKQLGEARNIAKALIEVAHEKRPELEVQPAAVYFSRATQRLIEFDESVLKFCSQTSKITYKKHSVVRKSKRMHWIRNIKPYVWRPGRYNAPPPLLVYRATGTPAHFQLGPRPFYKDKLSHVLFPLLRKPIKATRISLKGRLVGQPKQDPIFRQCVEL; from the exons ATGGGACATTTACAGCCGCTAAGTATTGCCTATTGGCATTCCTTAGTGCATAGGCAATGGATGCCATCATTCCGCGCATTTGGCACTGGAAGCTTTTTACAGTCGAGGCTACGGACTATCAGGGAAAGAGCGCTATCGCAGCAATTGGATTGGCATAACATGGTCAAAACGGATACGTCATACGAGCGGCCTATACCACCAGCAGGATTTAAAGAAATGTGCCGCCAGCCCTTTGGACGGACTACCACTTCGAATCAGAAAGTAATACCTGCTTTAGACGACCAATTGCTGGACACTGGCTACGCAGGGGCCCTGGAAGTCTTGGAAATAGACCACTATGGCACTATATCAGTGGAGCATGGTAATATACTAGAAATGGATGCAGATGCGATACTGATTGGGGTACCACCAAACCTGACGCCATATGGAGGCCTAG GACTACAGTTACTTGAGCGCGGTGGGAAGAAGCTGATCACCGCACTGGTTAAAAGAGCAAAAGCCATAATCGCAGAGCGCATGAAGGCAATTGAAGATATGCGCGAGCAATTCAAATCACCAAAGGAGTATGAATCGGCCATTAAGGAGTTCAAGGCACTGCAAATAG GTGATGTCATACTCACACCGCCATTTGGAGCCACCAGGGCCACTGTAATAGGATTCGTCATCACACCGTTTTTCTTAG AAACCAGCTCTAGAGATGCTGTGCTCAAGGTTAGACATGTGGTCAAAACTGCATTGGAACAAGTTAATCGCATGGGAATTTCCAATTTGTTAATGCCGCTTCTATCGGATTCCATTAGCGGCTACGAGCCCATTAAAGGCGCACAAGCGACAATCGAAGAGGCATACGAAGTTATCACGCAAGCCGATAGCCCAAAGCCAGTATACGCCATCAAGCAGCTGCGGCTAGTGCATAAACAACTTGGTGAAGCACGCAATATTgcaaaggcactgatagaaGTAGCCCATGAGAAACGGCCTGAATTAGAG GTACAACCGGCAGCAGTATACTTCAGCAGGGCTACACAGAGACTGATTGAGTTTGATGAGTCAGTGCTCAAGTTCTGCAGCCAAACGAGCAAGATAACATACAAGAAACATAGTGTAGTGCGCAAGAGCAAGCGGATGCATTGGATACGCAATATCAAGCCATATGTATGGCGACCTGGTAGATACAACGCTCCTCCACCGTTGCTAGTATACAGAGCAACCGGTACACCGGCACATTTCCAATTAGGGCCACGACCGTTCTACAAGGATAAATTGTCACATGTCCTGTTCCCACTTCTACGAAAGCCGATAAAGGCCACACGAATAAGCTTGAAGGGGCGTTTGGTAGGACAACCTAAACAAGACCCTATTTTCAGACAATGCGTAGAACTATAG
- a CDS encoding Bis(5'-adenosyl)-triphosphatase domain containing protein — translation MQFLMLCKYIYSRFTTYRYVFRRNIKVVTMGGVTSDSSFSVSTDIKNDDSFSFGTISIPGSQVFAKSSMSYAFVNIRPFMPGHSLVSPLRVVKRYKDMTAAELADLSALVQVTAEALEQKHNASACTIVCQDGEAAGQTISHVHFHIIPRVKDDLAEPDSIYDELEKPTNRLWTPEEMSVAANDMRPFVDKVVSERKVGSLTI, via the exons ATGCAATTCTTGATGCTGTGCAAATACATCTATTCTCGATTTACTACATATCGATATGTATTTCGTAGGAACATCAAGGTTGTAACCATGGGTGGTGTTACTAGCGATTCGTCCTTTTCCGTCAGTACTGACATAAAGAACGATGATTCATTTTCTTTTGGCACTATAAGTATACCTGGAAGCCAGGTATTTGCTAAATCATCCATGTCTTATGCTTTTGTGAACATTCGTCCCTTCATGCCAGGTCATTCTTTGGTATCACCCTTGCGTGTTGTTAAG AGATACAAGGATATGACAGCTGCTGAATTAGCCGATTTGAGTGCACTGGTACAGGTAACTGCTGAAGCCCTCGAGCAGAAGCATAATGCCTCAGCCTGTACTATAGTATGCCAG GATGGTGAAGCTGCTGGCCAGACGATATCTCACGTCCACTTTCACATAATCCCAAGGGTAAAGGACGATTTAGCGGAGCCGGACTCTATATATGACGAGTTGGAAAAGCCTACTAACAGGttatg GACTCCTGAGGAGATGTCGGTTGCGGCTAATGACATGCGTCCGTTTGTTGATAAAGTTGTTTCCGAACGGAAGGTTGGCAGTTTAACCATTTGA
- a CDS encoding Telomerase ribonucleoprotein complex - RNA binding domain family protein, which produces MDHFRRFKRVCQRFLQCHERVVLAHEQLIELVGDSVERLSVRLGLENLDSTDPSYLLAVAVCRCILVHKEYGRPGLHHPVPNEDGASTGAMHGSVDTPELSSAFYQSHGITGTSLVVSLQNPSVFFNSLLFSNIHRIVGVDLLTEVINTHRVLVPYDIFRVSCNTEFRWLLGHAASPDELILVQKLLLDLLDSMDSRVPQLRLGQKPLIVIQCSGSMMYNNNFWVSKKRTGLCDIVLSRHVMFYKDSFNHKFGFRPCDMLGALLQCVGRYQYQGRSVPCMPSGDSATYPQSGSKLISQELIYPVMSINPSGHGHRKKPTLPSSVDTRYTRLHHVFESFNNTRDWYTWYTLRYILFDKKFFDPSFHERRSSMKSFIRDLSTGRHITKPGRIRGSLLRGLFKYFKMFIDSLCLFDVGRAYRSCLCKFPVDKGSSIATKSIVAFVHLVIDSVVPVDLLGCLHNFLRFKQVCHSLVVLNKGERLDMSQVMYGFRASGCSWYLSKPSRLTKGQTDTILCHLSRLVFFLLEHLVIPLLQRHFYVTESNFSMYRLHYFSKLRWHQMVLEANAGYISDVGIQVSDRVPPADFSDPLRIRWIPKVSGMRPILNCNYFKVNRGSVTGPISVNDMMHIPFHALRAHVQTNPKILGNSILGYSGAYISVKRWWRRFRRNAVSWSRNGIVTIYIILADLSRCYERIDHKRLMLHLEKIRFRVPMGFNMVYRRDLIRLASSCNSYSRRITVLSNTVSSSLVHQKSLLSRRFGQVSIYSPQVVPSSPRCISMPDVIRLVRTLLGRRVSFPKCSPNASIHNGVGIPQGCCISPLLCSLYLSQGDFNADVMNLTHASRCNLLLRWIDDFMFISANPADNDIMLRLLRDSNTFGVSINDKLVTLRLDVPVSKVDITGSATNASCPSGVAPILSWINCTFDFDFVLGKLNATLIPWKNPSCSIRDSLNLSRSRFSSYMFAFIEQRLLGYISNRLNHGLFTSLELNTRRCVLQNVYVVMRICMMKLLVATDAVCRHFGGFVNIRYLGRLCHKLLNYIVGMVLRITDMRRSGLRQVLQLAVIYTLSPGWIPRLSRRYGRRRIRFIKSIERKFHGVWPSYD; this is translated from the coding sequence ATGGACCATTTTCGCCGTTTTAAACGTGTATGTCAACGTTTTTTGCAATGTCATGAACGTGTTGTTTTAGCTCATGAGCAGCTTATTGAATTGGTAGGGGACTCTGTAGAGCGTCTTTCAGTTAGGTTGGGCTTGGAGAATCTAGATTCCACTGACCCGAGTTACCTTTTGGCTGTTGCTGTATGCCGATGTATCTTGGTGCATAAGGAGTATGGTAGACCAGGTTTACATCACCCGGTTCCCAATGAGGACGGTGCAAGTACTGGTGCTATGCATGGCTCTGTCGATACTCCAGAACTATCCTCGGCATTTTATCAATCTCATGGTATAACGGGCACTTCACTTGTGGTATCATTACAGAATCCATCTGTTTTCTTCAATTCTTTGTTATTTTCCAATATCCATCGCATTGTAGGTGTGGATCTACTTACTGAGGTTATTAATACGCATCGAGTCCTAGTTCCGTATGATATATTCCGCGTTTCTTGTAATACCGAGTTTCGTTGGTTACTTGGCCACGCTGCTTCTCCTGACGAATTGATTTTGGTACAGAAATTATTGCTCGATTTATTGGATAGTATGGATTCCCGCGTACCTCAGCTTCGTTTAGGTCAGAAGCCGCTTATTGTGATTCAGTGTTCAGGTTCCATGATGTACAACAACAACTTTTGGGTATCTAAGAAGCGCACAGGTCTCTGTGACATTGTACTATCTCGTCACGTTATGTTTTACAAGGATTCATTTAACCATAAGTTTGGCTTCCGTCCGTGTGACATGCTAGGTGCTCTGCTTCAGTGCGTTGGGCGATACCAATATCAGGGTAGATCGGTACCCTGTATGCCTTCGGGTGATTCTGCTACCTATCCTCAATCTGGCTCCAAGCTCATAAGCCAAGAACTAATCTATCCCGTTATGTCAATTAATCCTAGTGGCCATGGACATCGCAAGAAACCGACGTTACCCAGTTCTGTTGACACCCGATATACCCGTTTGCATCATGTTTTTGAAAGTTTTAATAACACTCGAGACTGGTACACTTGGTATACATTACGTTACATTCTTTTTGACAAGAAGTTTTTCGATCCATCATTTCACGAGCGCAGGAGCAGTATGAAGTCCTTTATACGGGATTTGTCCACTGGCAGGCACATAACCAAGCCTGGTCGAATACGTGGTTCATTGCTACGTGGGCTATTCAAGTATTTCAAGATGTTTATAGATAGTTTGTGTTTATTTGACGTTGGCAGGGCCTATAGGTCGTGTTTGTGCAAGTTTCCTGTGGATAAAGGATCCAGCATTGCGACCAAGTCTATCGTTGCGTTTGTACACCTAGTTATAGATagtgtggtaccagtagATTTGTTAGGATGCCTCCATAATTTTCTCCGTTTCAAACAAGTTTGCCACAGTCTAGTTGTTTTGAACAAGGGTGAGCGACTTGACATGTCTCAGGTTATGTATGGTTTCAGGGCCTCTGGTTGCAGTTGGTATTTATCAAAGCCATCTCGTTTAACTAAAGGTCAGACGGATACTATTTTATGTCACCTCAGCAGGCTTGTGTTTTTCCTATTAGAGCATTTAGTCATCCCGTTGTTACAACGTCATTTTTACGTTACTGAGAGCAATTTCAGCATGTATCGTTTGCATTACTTCAGCAAGCTGCGTTGGCACCAGATGGTACTGGAGGCTAATGCTGGGTATATATCAGATGTTGGAATTCAAGTAAGTGACCGGGTACCCCCTGCGGATTTCAGTGATCCCTTGAGGATTCGTTGGATTCCTAAGGTTTCGGGCATGCGTCCAATTTTAAATTGTAACTACTTTAAGGTTAACCGTGGTTCTGTTACAGGACCCATTTCAGTCAATGACATGATGCATATTCCATTTCACGCGCTTCGCGCTCATGTTCAGACAAACCCTAAGATTTTGGGTAACAGCATACTGGGTTACTCCGGGGCTTACATATCTGTAAAGCGTTGGTGGCGTCGTTTTCGACGGAATGCAGTTTCATGGTCCAGGAACGGTATAGTTActatctacattattttaGCTGATTTATCACGTTGTTACGAGCGCATCGACCACAAGCGTTTAATGTTGCATTTGGAAAAGATTAGGTTTCGTGTACCCATGGGTTTCAATATGGTATATCGGCGTGACCTCATTCGCTTGGCCTCTTCGTGCAACTCCTACAGTCGTCGCATAACAGTGTTATCTAACACTGTTTCGTCATCTTTGGTTCATCAAAAATCGTTATTATCGCGTCGATTCGGTCAGGTTTCTATATATTCTCCGCAGGTTGTACCTTCTAGTCCTAGGTGCATTAGTATGCCGGATGTCATCCGGTTAGTGCGTACTTTACTTGGGCGTAGGGTATCATTTCCCAAATGTTCTCCTAATGCCTCTATACACAACGGCGTTGGCATCCCTCAGGGATGCTGCATATCCCCTTTATTATGTAGCCTCTATCTATCCCAGGGCGATTTTAATGCTGATGTAATGAACTTGACTCATGCTAGTCGCTGTAACCTTTTACTCAGGTGGATTGACGACTTCATGTTTATTTCTGCCAATCCAGCGGATAACGATATTATGTTACGCCTTCTTAGGGACAGTAACACTTTTGGTGTATCTATAAATGACAAGCTGGTGACGTTACGTTTGGACGTTCCGGTATCTAAAGTTGATATCACAGGCAGTGCAACTAATGCTTCTTGTCCCAGTGGTGTAGCACCTATTCTTTCATGGATTAACTGCACCTTTGACTTTGATTTCGTCTTAGGCAAGCTGAATGCTACACTAATCCCTTGGAAGAACCCTTCGTGCAGCATTAGGGATAGTTTGAATTTATCACGTTCCAGATTCTCTTCGTATATGTTTGCTTTTATTGAGCAGCGTCTCCTTGGTTACATTTCAAATCGGTTGAATCACGGTTTATTCACTAGTTTGGAGCTGAACACACGTCGTTGTGTGCTTCAGAATGTCTATGTCGTTATGCGTATATGTATGATGAAACTACTGGTTGCCACTGATGCCGTATGCCGCCATTTTGGCGGTTTCGTGAATATACGTTATTTGGGCAGGTTATGCCACAAACTACTGAACTATATCGTTGGCATGGTGCTTCGCATAACTGATATGCGCCGTTCAGGTTTGCGTCAGGTGCTTCAGCTTGCTGTTATTTATACTTTATCTCCTGGTTGGATACCCAGGCTTTCTCGACGTTACGGTCGTCGTCGTATTCGTTTTATTAAATCGATTGAGCGCAAGTTTCATGGTGTATGGCCCTCGTATGACTAG
- a CDS encoding putative Ribonucleoside-diphosphate reductase large chain 1, translated as MDSGDVVPPSSPDAFEEAHSTELAPKAMFVINRKGESEEVHFDRILERIRKLSFGLHSLVDAPRVTQSVINGMYSGIRTSQLDELAAQTCAYMAATHPDYSKLAARIVVDNLHKNTLDNYADVITALFKYKYIYDSNASLISEEVYDFIMANIDRINAEIDYSRDFQYDYFGLKTLERSYLLRINDKIVERPQHMLMRVSAGIHTGDIERTIQTYHLMSQKYFTHATPTLFFSGTPRPQMSSCFLLDMKDDSLAGIFETLTQCAFISKCAGGIGLACHKIRASGAYIRGTNGKSNGLVPMLRIFNSTARYVDQGGGKRKGSFAIYLEPWHADIMDFLDLRKNHGAEEARARDLFYALWIPDLFMKRVESNGDWTLMCPDECRGLYDVWGDEFEALYTKYEMEGLGRKTIPAQTLWFAILQSQIETGNPFMLYKDACNAKSNQQNLGTIKSSNLCCEIVQYTSPEEVAVCNLASIALPMYVDKENKTYDFKKLYDVARVITYNLNKVIDRNYYPVPEAKVSNHRHRPIGVGVQGLADTFMLMRYPFESEEAKELNRRIFETIYYGCLDESISLAEKYGTYESYPGSPASQGKLQFDLWGATVDNKLWDWDGLKQRMAKHGLRNSLFLAPMPTASTSQILGNNESFEPYTSNIYYRRVLSGEFFVVNPHLLRDLVDLGLWDDAMKEKLIAYNGSLRHIEGIPQHIKDLYKTVWEIKQKSIIDMAADRGIFIDQSQSLNIYLDQPTFGKLTSMHFYGWKKGLKTGTYYLRTQAATDAIKFTVDTSVSQMAKATSQQQRAKATDGVSTTEGSPVSTEDPSGYAVCRLRTDPNSNEPCVMCSG; from the coding sequence ATGGACTCCGGTGATGTTGTTCCTCCATCATCTCCTGATGCCTTTGAGGAGGCCCATTCCACTGAATTAGCTCCTAAGGCGATGTTTGTAATCAATCGCAAGGGTGAGAGTGAGGAGGTGCACTTTGATCGCATTTTGGAGCGCATTCGCAAATTGTCGTTTGGCCTTCACAGCTTGGTCGACGCTCCTCGTGTGACCCAAAGCGTGATCAACGGTATGTATTCTGGTATTCGTACATCCCAGCTTGATGAGTTGGCTGCTCAAACATGTGCTTACATGGCTGCTACACATCCCGATTACTCCAAGCTTGCGGCTCGTATTGTGGTTGACAACTTGCACAAGAACACTTTGGATAACTATGCTGATGTGATTACTGCTTTGTTCAAGTACAAGTATATTTACGACAGCAATGCTTCGTTGATTAGTGAAGAGGTTTACGATTTTATAATGGCAAACATCGATCGTATAAACGCTGAGATTGACTATTCCCGTGACTTTCAGTACGACTACTTTGGTTTGAAGACTTTGGAGCGTTCCTATTTACTTCGTATAAATGACAAGATAGTGGAGCGTCCTCAACACATGTTAATGCGTGTATCTGCTGGTATCCACACTGGTGACATTGAGCGTACCATTCAGACCTACCACTTGATGAGTCAGAAGTACTTCACTCATGCGACTCCCACCTTGTTCTTCTCCGGTACTCCTCGACCTCAGATGTCCAGTTGTTTCTTACTGGACATGAAGGATGACTCCTTGGCTGGTATTTTCGAGACTTTGACCCAGTGTGCCTTCATTAGCAAGTGTGCTGGTGGTATTGGCCTTGCTTGTCACAAGATCAGGGCCAGTGGCGCTTACATTCGTGGTACCAACGGCAAGAGCAACGGTCTAGTCCCAATGTTACGTATATTCAACTCCACTGCTCGTTATGTTGACCAGGGTGGTGGCAAGCGTAAAGGTTCCTTTGCCATCTACCTTGAGCCATGGCATGCTGACATTATGGACTTTCTGGACTTGCGCAAGAACCACGGTGCTGAGGAAGCTCGCGCCCGTGATTTGTTCTATGCTTTGTGGATTCCTGACCTGTTTATGAAGCGTGTTGAGTCCAACGGTGACTGGACACTGATGTGTCCCGATGAGTGCCGTGGCTTATATGATGTTTGGGGTGATGAGTTCGAGGCCCTATACACCAAATACGAGATGGAGGGTCTTGGTCGTAAGACTATCCCAGCACAGACCCTGTGGTTTGCCATATTGCAAAGTCAGATAGAGACTGGCAACCCGTTTATGCTCTATAAGGATGCTTGCAATGCCAAGTCGAACCAGCAGAATCTGGGTACTATTAAATCCTCTAACCTGTGTTGCGAGATTGTTCAGTACACATCTCCCGAGGAGGTTGCTGTATGTAACTTGGCATCAATTGCACTTCCCATGTATGTGGACAAGGAGAACAAGACCTACGACTTCAAGAAGCTGTACGACGTTGCTCGTGTGATTACCTACAACCTGAACAAGGTCATTGATCGTAACTACTACCCCGTTCCTGAGGCCAAGGTATCAAATCACCGCCACAGGCCCATTGGTGTCGGCGTTCAGGGTCTCGCTGATACCTTCATGTTGATGCGTTATCCATTTGAGTCCgaggaggctaaggagCTGAACCGTCGTATATTTGAGACTATATACTACGGGTGTTTGGATGAATCAATTTCACTGGCTGAGAAGTATGGTACTTACGAGAGTTACCCAGGGTCACCAGCGTCCCAGGGTAAGCTTCAGTTTGACCTTTGGGGTGCAACTGTTGACAACAAGTTATGGGACTGGGATGGCCTCAAGCAGCGTATGGCCAAACACGGGTTACGCAACTCGCTATTCCTGGCGCCCATGCCAACAGCATCCACATCACAGATTCTGGGCAACAACGAGTCGTTCGAGCCCTACACCAGCAATATCTACTACCGCCGCGTGCTGAGTGGTGAATTCTTTGTGGTCAACCCTCATTTACTGCGTGATCTGGTAGACCTTGGCCTTTGGGATGACGCTATGAAGGAGAAGTTGATTGCTTACAACGGGTCGCTTCGTCACATTGAGGGTATCCCTCAGCACATCAAGGACCTTTACAAGACCGTTTGGGAAATTAAGCAGAAGAGCATTATCGACATGGCTGCGGACCGTGGTATTTTCATTGATCAGTCACAATCGCTCAATATCTACCTTGACCAGCCTACTTTCGGCAAGCTGACCAGTATGCACTTCTATGGCTGGAAGAAGGGTCTGAAGACCGGTACCTACTACTTACGCACACAGGCTGCTACTGACGCTATTAAATTCACTGTTGACACGAGTGTGAGTCAGATGGCCAAGGCTACCAGCCAGCAGCAGCGTGCTAAGGCTACCGATGGCGTGTCTACTACTGAGGGCTCGCCGGTATCGACAGAAGATCCATCCGGCTACGCTGTATGCCGCCTGCGTACTGACCCCAACTCCAACGAGCCCTGCGTAATGTGCTCGGGTTAG